One segment of Tenrec ecaudatus isolate mTenEca1 chromosome 1, mTenEca1.hap1, whole genome shotgun sequence DNA contains the following:
- the PODN gene encoding podocan isoform X2 encodes MRAGGRGRGRGGEEKPHNKTGVAERPARLEWQEPAAAERSPDSESAFGRRRAARRGGAAGTMARSRVLLLLLLLLPPQQLHLGWVLSARTPAVGLASTPSPSPEENEFLEGPVLILSPEEPKPGPATVDCPRECTCSQEGVVDCSGIDLREFPGDLPEHTNHLSLQNNQLEKIYPKELSRLHLLETLNLQNNRLTSRGLPEEAFEHLTSLNYLYLANNKLTLAPRFLPNTLVSVDFAANYLTKIYGLTFGQKPNLRSVYLHNNKLADAGLPDNMFNGSSNVEVLILSSNFLRHVPKHLPPALYKLHLKNNKLEKIPPGAFSELSHLRELYLQNNHLTDESLDNETFWKLSSLEYLDLSSNNLSRVPAGLPRSLVLLHLEKNAIRSVDADVLTPIRSLEYLLLHSNQLRAHGIHPLAFQGLKKLHTVHLYNNALERVPRGLPRRVRTLMILHNQIAGIGRDDFATTYFLEELNLSYNRITSAQVHRDAFRKLRLLRSLDLSGNRLQTLPQGLPRNVHVLKVKRNELVALARGALAGMAQLSELYLTGNRLRSRALGPRAWADLAHLQLLDIAGNQLTEIPEGLPESLEYLYLQNNRISTVPANAFDATPNLKGIFLRFNKLAVGSVVDSAFRRLKHLQVLDIEGSFEFGDISKDHGHVKEEEEEEEEEEEEEEEEDESR; translated from the exons ATGCgcgcgggggggcgggggcgggggagaggcgGGGAGGAGAAACCCCACAACAAAACTGGCGTCGCCGAGCGCCCGGCTCGACTCGAATGGCAGGAGCCCGCGGCCGCGGAGCGCAGCCCAGACTCGGAGAGCGCGTTCGGCCGGCGGCGCGCGGCGCGGCGCGGGGGCGCGGCAG GCACTATGGCCCggagcagggtgctgctgctcctgctgctgctgctgccgccacaGCAACTGCACCTGGGATGGGTGCTCTCGGCGAGGACCCCTGCAGTAGGCCTAGCcagcacccccagccccagccctgaggagaaCGAGTTCTTGGAGGGGCCAGTGCTGATCCTGAGCCCAGAAGAACCAAAGCCCGGCCCAGCTACTGTCGACTGCCCCCGTGAATGTACCTGCTCCCAGGAGGGTGTTGTGGACTGCAGCGGCATTGACCTGCGAGAGTTCCCAGGGGACCTGCCCGAGCACACCAATCACCTGTCCCTGCAG AACAACCAGCTAGAGAAGATCTACCCCAAGGAGCTCTCCCGCCTGCACCTGCTGGAGACCCTGAACCTCCAGAACAACCGGCTGACATCCCGAG GGCTCCCGGAGGAGGCGTTTGAGCACCTGACCAGCCTCAATTACCTGTACCTGGCTAATAACAAG CTCACCTTGGCGCCCCGATTCCTGCCGAACACCCTGGTCAGTGTGGACTTTGCTGCCAACTATCTCACCAAGATCTACGGGCTCACCTTTGGCCAGAAACCAAACTTGAG GTCCGTGTACCTGCACAACAACAAGCTGGCCGACGCGGGGCTGCCAGACAACATGTTCAACGGCTCCAGCAACGTGGAGGTCCTCATCCTGTCCAGCAACTTCCTGCGCCATGTGCCCAAACACCTGCCGCCTGCCCTCTACAAGCTGCACCTCAAG AATAACAAGCTGGAGAAGATCCCACCAGGGGCCTTCAGCGAGCTGAGCCACCTGCGCGAGCTGTACCTGCAGAACAACCACCTGACTGATGAGAGCCTGGACAACGAGACCTTCTG gaagcTCTCCAGCCTGGAGTACCTGGATCTGTCCAGCAACAACCTGTCGCGCGTGCCAGCGGGGCTGCCGCGCAGCCTGGTGCTGCTGCACCTGGAGAAGAACGCCATCCGGAGCGTGGACGCCGACGTGCTCACCCCCATCCGCAGCCTCGAGTACCTGCTGCTGCACAGCAACCAGCTGCGGGCGCACGGCATCCACCCGCTGGCCTTCCAGGGCCTCAAGAAGCTGCACACGGTGCACCTGTACAACAACGCGCTGGAGCGCGTGCCCCGCGGGCTGCCCCGCCGCGTGCGCACGCTCATGATCCTGCACAACCAGATCGCCGGCATCGGCCGCGACGACTTCGCCACCACCTACTTCCTGGAGGAGCTCAACCTCAGCTACAACCGCATCACCAGCGCGCAGGTGCACCGCGACGCCTTCCGCAAGCTGCGGCTCCTGCGCTCGCTGGACCTGTCCGGCAATCGCCTGCAGACGCTGCCGCAGGGCCTGCCCCGCAACGTGCACGTGCTGAAGGTCAAGCGCAACGAGCTGGTCGCCCTGGCGCGGGGGGCGCTGGCTGGCATGGCCCAGCTGTCCGAACTCTACCTCACGGGCAACCGGCTGCGCAGCCGGGCCCTGGGTCCGCGCGCCTGGGCGGACCTGGCTCATCTGCAG CTGCTGGACATCGCGGGGAACCAGCTCACGGAGATCCCCGAGGGGCTCCCGGAGTCGCTGGAATACCTGTACCTGCAGAACAACAGGATCAGCACTGTCCCTGCCAACGCCTTTGATGCCACACCCAACCTCAAGGGGATCTTTCTCAG
- the PODN gene encoding podocan isoform X1: MRAGGRGRGRGGEEKPHNKTGVAERPARLEWQEPAAAERSPDSESAFGRRRAARRGGAAGSPVGTMARSRVLLLLLLLLPPQQLHLGWVLSARTPAVGLASTPSPSPEENEFLEGPVLILSPEEPKPGPATVDCPRECTCSQEGVVDCSGIDLREFPGDLPEHTNHLSLQNNQLEKIYPKELSRLHLLETLNLQNNRLTSRGLPEEAFEHLTSLNYLYLANNKLTLAPRFLPNTLVSVDFAANYLTKIYGLTFGQKPNLRSVYLHNNKLADAGLPDNMFNGSSNVEVLILSSNFLRHVPKHLPPALYKLHLKNNKLEKIPPGAFSELSHLRELYLQNNHLTDESLDNETFWKLSSLEYLDLSSNNLSRVPAGLPRSLVLLHLEKNAIRSVDADVLTPIRSLEYLLLHSNQLRAHGIHPLAFQGLKKLHTVHLYNNALERVPRGLPRRVRTLMILHNQIAGIGRDDFATTYFLEELNLSYNRITSAQVHRDAFRKLRLLRSLDLSGNRLQTLPQGLPRNVHVLKVKRNELVALARGALAGMAQLSELYLTGNRLRSRALGPRAWADLAHLQLLDIAGNQLTEIPEGLPESLEYLYLQNNRISTVPANAFDATPNLKGIFLRFNKLAVGSVVDSAFRRLKHLQVLDIEGSFEFGDISKDHGHVKEEEEEEEEEEEEEEEEDESR; encoded by the exons ATGCgcgcgggggggcgggggcgggggagaggcgGGGAGGAGAAACCCCACAACAAAACTGGCGTCGCCGAGCGCCCGGCTCGACTCGAATGGCAGGAGCCCGCGGCCGCGGAGCGCAGCCCAGACTCGGAGAGCGCGTTCGGCCGGCGGCGCGCGGCGCGGCGCGGGGGCGCGGCAG GGTCTCCTGTAGGCACTATGGCCCggagcagggtgctgctgctcctgctgctgctgctgccgccacaGCAACTGCACCTGGGATGGGTGCTCTCGGCGAGGACCCCTGCAGTAGGCCTAGCcagcacccccagccccagccctgaggagaaCGAGTTCTTGGAGGGGCCAGTGCTGATCCTGAGCCCAGAAGAACCAAAGCCCGGCCCAGCTACTGTCGACTGCCCCCGTGAATGTACCTGCTCCCAGGAGGGTGTTGTGGACTGCAGCGGCATTGACCTGCGAGAGTTCCCAGGGGACCTGCCCGAGCACACCAATCACCTGTCCCTGCAG AACAACCAGCTAGAGAAGATCTACCCCAAGGAGCTCTCCCGCCTGCACCTGCTGGAGACCCTGAACCTCCAGAACAACCGGCTGACATCCCGAG GGCTCCCGGAGGAGGCGTTTGAGCACCTGACCAGCCTCAATTACCTGTACCTGGCTAATAACAAG CTCACCTTGGCGCCCCGATTCCTGCCGAACACCCTGGTCAGTGTGGACTTTGCTGCCAACTATCTCACCAAGATCTACGGGCTCACCTTTGGCCAGAAACCAAACTTGAG GTCCGTGTACCTGCACAACAACAAGCTGGCCGACGCGGGGCTGCCAGACAACATGTTCAACGGCTCCAGCAACGTGGAGGTCCTCATCCTGTCCAGCAACTTCCTGCGCCATGTGCCCAAACACCTGCCGCCTGCCCTCTACAAGCTGCACCTCAAG AATAACAAGCTGGAGAAGATCCCACCAGGGGCCTTCAGCGAGCTGAGCCACCTGCGCGAGCTGTACCTGCAGAACAACCACCTGACTGATGAGAGCCTGGACAACGAGACCTTCTG gaagcTCTCCAGCCTGGAGTACCTGGATCTGTCCAGCAACAACCTGTCGCGCGTGCCAGCGGGGCTGCCGCGCAGCCTGGTGCTGCTGCACCTGGAGAAGAACGCCATCCGGAGCGTGGACGCCGACGTGCTCACCCCCATCCGCAGCCTCGAGTACCTGCTGCTGCACAGCAACCAGCTGCGGGCGCACGGCATCCACCCGCTGGCCTTCCAGGGCCTCAAGAAGCTGCACACGGTGCACCTGTACAACAACGCGCTGGAGCGCGTGCCCCGCGGGCTGCCCCGCCGCGTGCGCACGCTCATGATCCTGCACAACCAGATCGCCGGCATCGGCCGCGACGACTTCGCCACCACCTACTTCCTGGAGGAGCTCAACCTCAGCTACAACCGCATCACCAGCGCGCAGGTGCACCGCGACGCCTTCCGCAAGCTGCGGCTCCTGCGCTCGCTGGACCTGTCCGGCAATCGCCTGCAGACGCTGCCGCAGGGCCTGCCCCGCAACGTGCACGTGCTGAAGGTCAAGCGCAACGAGCTGGTCGCCCTGGCGCGGGGGGCGCTGGCTGGCATGGCCCAGCTGTCCGAACTCTACCTCACGGGCAACCGGCTGCGCAGCCGGGCCCTGGGTCCGCGCGCCTGGGCGGACCTGGCTCATCTGCAG CTGCTGGACATCGCGGGGAACCAGCTCACGGAGATCCCCGAGGGGCTCCCGGAGTCGCTGGAATACCTGTACCTGCAGAACAACAGGATCAGCACTGTCCCTGCCAACGCCTTTGATGCCACACCCAACCTCAAGGGGATCTTTCTCAG